GCTTGTATTACCAACCAGCATTCCTTCTCCAATAGTCATATTAGTACAGGTATCTACACAAACCCTATCTCCAACGCCTAATGACTTTACAGACTTGATCTTTATTTTTTTAATAGATAGCAAGACACTTTCTATTTTTAGCTGTTTAATCACTTTTCTTAATTCAGCAGGATTTTTTATATCCAATAAAACACCATCTACCCCTTTCTCAAGGGTATTCAAGGCTGCTTCTGCTTCTTGTAAATTCTTAACTTCTGCTATTAACCCTTTTGTTTGGGCAATAAGATTTTCCAGAGGGATAATCTTCCAGTCATGCGTCTTAATAACTATCCATTTGTTATGTATCGTTGCTGCTTTGATTTCATCCTCTTTTTTCTTAATTTCTATTTGCGCAACATCCTTGTCTATTTGCAGATCTCCATCCTCAGAAACAGTTTGTATTTTTCCCAGTTCCTTTACCTTCCCGTTAAATCCTTTATCAACAACAACAAAATCTGCTCCACATTCCAGAGCTGCAACAACGATCTCTTTATTCCACGGTCTCGCATTAACCCAAACTTGTTTCACTATTTATCATCCTTATTAATTTAAAATTTTTAACGCTTCCTCTACAGAGACATCTTCATGCACAATCTTGCATATTGCCTCAACCATCTTTTTAGGATGCTTATGCTGAAATGCATTTCTTCCAATAGAAACCCCTGCCCCGCCTGCTTCCAGCGAGTTTTTAACATTTTCAAGCACTTCGCTGTCATTAGACGCCTTTTCTCCTCCGGCAATAACTACTGGTATTGGACATCCTTCAACAACCTCGGAAAAAGTCTCCTTTGATCCTGTGTATGTAACCTTAACAATATCTGCGCCTAATTCTGCTGCAATCCTTGCTGCATGTTTAACTCCTTCAACCTCTGATTCACTCTTGAACTTCTTCCCACGTATATACATCATTGCAAGAAGAGGCATTCCCCAGTTCATACATGCAACACTGACCATGCCAAGATCCCTTAGCATCTCTGCCTCGTTCTCAGCACCAATATTTATATGAACAGATACTCCATCAGCGCCCATTTTCAGAGCATTTTCAACTGTGTTTACCAATACCTTTGCATTTGGGTCAGGACTCCAGAGAGTACTACCAGAAAGATGCAAAATTAATCCTATGTCTTTACCATGTCTTCTGTGACCATGCTTGGGAAGACCAACATGTCCTAAAACTGCATTTGCACCGCCTTCAGCAATGTCATTTACCATATCCCGCATATTCACAATTCCCTTGATCGGCCCTACAGTTACACCATGGTCCATTGGCACAATAACAGTTCTTCCAGTATTTCTATTAATTATCCTCTCCAAACGTATACTCTTTCCTAATCTGGACATATTGCAGTCTCCTTTATACAGATTCCCTAATTAAACTATTAAATCGGTGGTATGATATTAAATTTTATGTGCTGTGTCAAATTTCTCGCAATCCTGCTAATCTGAGAATGTTATGACAAATCAAGTCAATTTCTCTATCTGTACTGCTTATTTCTATCCACTTAGTCCTTGAATCCTTCTTGAACCAAGTCATCTGTCTTTTTGCAAAATGACGGGTATTTTTCTTGAGGAGTGCTTTTGCTTCATCAAGACCATAATGTCCATTTATGTATCCCAAAACTTCCCTATATCCTAAACTCTGCATAGGCAAAAGGTCTTCGTCATATCCTTTTTTTATGAGCCGTCTAACCTCTCTCGTAAGCCCTTTTTTGAACATAAAATCCACTCTGCTCTCAATTCTCCTATAAAGATTTTTGCGTTCTGCCTTAAGCCCTATTATGCGATATTGACAATCTATGGACTCGGCTTTAGTTTTACTCTGAAGACTTGAAATAGTCTCTCCTGTTGATAAAAAAACTTCCAGAGCTCTGATTATTCTTCTCCAATCATTTGGATGAATCCTTGCTGCAGCTATAGGATCAACTTTTTTAAGCTTTCCATACATATAACGAGAACCCTTATTAGCCAGCTGAGCTCTTACTCTTTTTTTAATAGTCTCTTTGACCATAGGTTCAGAGAAAAGACCGTCAATTACCGCTCTTATATATAAACCTGAACCCCCGACAAGTATCGGAGTTTTGCCTGAGTTAATAATTCTATTTATTTTGTCTCTTGCCATTTTCGCATATTCCCCTGCACTGAAATATTGATCAGGATAAATAATATCTATCATGTGATGAGGAACTGCTCTTCTCTCTTCTCTTGACGGTTTTGCTGTTCCAATATTCATGTATTTATATACTTGCATGGAATCTGCTGATACAATTTCTGAAGGGAAGAATGCAGAAAGGCTTACAGCAATTTTACTTTTGCCTATACCTGTAGGGCCTACAAGGACTATAACGGAGGAATTCATCTATTCTTTGACTTTGTCTCAGAGTTTCCTTCTTGCTCAATTGCAAGCATAAATTTATCTACATCCTCATATTTAAACACAATGCAATTGTCTAGGCGATAGGCTTTCAGCTTTTGCTCAGTAATAAGTTTCAGCATCTCTTCTCTACTAAACTTTAACATTCGCTGAACTTGTTTTCTTGTTAGATACCTATCTTCGATCATCTACATGCCCTTTTTTATATCTAAAACCAATTCTTCTACGCTCTGGTACCTTTTTGCAGGATCAACATTAAGAGTTCTTAGAATAATATTCTCAAGATCCTTAGACATCTCTTGATTATGAAATCGAGGGGATTTAACAAGCATATTCACTTGCTGAGTAACAATTTCATCGAATGAATTTCCTTCAAATGGTCTCCTGCCTGTTATAAGTTCATACATAACAACACCAAGAGAGTAAATATCAGATCTTTCATCTCCTCTATAGCCTTTTATTTGTTCAGGCGACATATAATGTGGAGTACCAGCCCGTTCTCTAATCCTTACATTAGATTTATTCTTTTCATAAGCTAAACCAAAATCTATTATTTTTACATCCATGTCTCTTGTCAAAATCATATTTCTGCTTTTTATGTCCTGATGGATAATGCCCCTTTTGTGAATATATTCAAGTGTCTCGCATACATTCAAAATTATATCAATATAGTTTTTTAACAGAGTATGATGCCTACTTATCAGCTCCCTGAGATTGTGTCCATCAAAATATTCTAATACAATATAACAAATATCATCTTCTCTGTTAGAATTATACACCTCAGGAATATTTTTATGATTTAATTTCTGCATTATCTCGGCTTCATAAAAAAATCTATTGATATGCTTCTTTTCAGTATCCGGTTTTATTCGCAGCACCTTGATGGCTACCTTTCTCTTGTCTCTAATCCCCAAATAAACATCAGTAAGACTAGTAGAAGAAAGACGTTTGCTTATTTTGTATTCTGATATGTACGTGCCAATCATAATTTATAACTGTTGTTGTATTTTTTTTATTATATCGGTTGTTGAATGGTTTTTCTTATCTCCAGTTATTGCAATCTGTCCACCATAGGAAAGAACAATATCTCGTTCTGGAACAGTCTCAGCTGTATAATCTGTTCCTTTTGCATGTATTGCTGGTTTTATAATCTTTAACAAATTTTCTACAGTAAGGTCTGAAAAAAGCACTACATAATTCACGCATTCTAAAGCTGCTACAATCTCTATTCTATCTTCCTCCTGCATAATTGGTCTGCCATGCCCTTTCAATTGTGATTCAGATTCATCATCATTGATCCCTACAATTAATATATCGCCCAAAGACTTTGCTTGCTCAAGATATCTGGTATGCCCTACATGCAGAATATCAAAACAGCCGTTTGCAAAAACTATTTTTTTGTTATCTTTTTTAAGTTCTTTTACCAGATTAGGAAGGTTATTTAGACTATAAACCTTCATGATTTTTTTGCGTATTTTACAACATCAATCAACTCTTTTTGTGTGGCTGTAGCTGCACCTGTTTTCATAACAACAATACTGCCCGCATAGTTTGCCAGTCTTGCAGCCTCAATTGCGCTTGCTCCTGCTGAAAGAGCCAGAGTTACTACGGCAGAAACCGTATCCCCTGCACCAGTAACATCAACCACGTCTGTACTTCCGTGTATTGGTATAAATGTACTTTTACTGTGTTTGTCTAATACCATCATGCCTTTACTGCCGCGCGTTATGATTGTATTCTCGCACTCTATCTCGGATTTAAGCCTCTCTGCTATGCTGCACAGGGATTTTTCTCCATTAATGCTGCAATGAAAAACATCTTCAACCTCTGTCTCATTCGGTGTTACTGCTGTTGCATACTTATAGTTGAGTAATCCATACCTGGAATCAACAACCAGAACAAGTTTCTTCTCCTTTGCATACTTAGATATTGCAGAATACACCGCTTTTGAGATAGTCTTGTATCCATAATCTGAAATAAGTACAGCATCCATAGTATCTAGCACTTCGTCAAGATAAGTAAGCATTTTTGTTTCGCTAATTGAACTTATGCGAAAATTCTTTTCTTTATCTATTCGTATGACCTGCTGCTTTGCTGTATGGTAACTACCTGCCATAATCCGTGTTTTTGTAATTGTTGAACAGGATTTATCAATAATAATTCCGTCTGTGTCCACCCTCATTTTCCCGAGAAAGGAAACAACCTCTTTCCCAGCATTATCATTCCCTATCACACCAACGGGATATACTCTTGCACCTAACGCTTTTAGGTTTGATATCGCATTTGCTGCTCCTCCCACCTTGAACATGTTTGAATCAAACTTTAAAATCAATACAGGTGCTTCCCTTGATATGCGAGAGACCTCCCCATATACATATTCGTCACATATCATATCCCCAATGCTAAGCACTCTTTTACCGCTGAACTCTTTAGTAATACCTGCTAAATCACTCATTTTTTTCTCTGTTTATATTTCTTATTATCCATTTTACAGCATCATATAAATTTTCTGCAATATGGGCAGGCACAATACCCGCCTTCCTTAGCTTATTTTGCTCTAGTTTTCCATAACCTGTTCTAACCAGTATTCCCATTGCAGATATATTATGGGCAACTTTAATATCTGTTAATTTATCTCCTATAATATAACATTTATTGAGTTTTAAATCAAAATCCTTTGCAGCCAGTTTGAACATCCCCTTTTTAGGTTTTCTACAAGAGCATTCCTCATCAGGATGGTGTGGGCAATAGTATATTGCGTCTATATAAGCACCATTCCTACGCAATCTTCTCTTTAATTCATTATGCACATTATCTAAATCGTCTATAGAGAATAGACCTCGGCCAATGCCTGACTGGTTGGTAACAATAATAACTTTAATCTTATTCTGATTTAAAAATCTGATAGCCTTTGCAGCATCTCTGATGAGTCTTAAATCCTTCACACTCTTTAAATAATCAACCTCTGTATTAATTGTCCCATCTCTATCTAAAAAAACTGCTCTATGTGGATATATATTGTCAGTCACCTAAATCATCCCTAAAATCTAATTTCAAATTCTTTATATTCTTCTGTTGCAGGCTCCCAATGCTTTTCAACATTCCTTATATAATCACGAAGACTGCTGCATATAGAGTCTATGAAGCTTTCAACGACTTCTCTATCGCCTTCTGCCACTACTTCTACCCGCCCGTTTGGAAGATTTTTGACAAAACCTGTAACTTCATACTGCTCGGCAATTCTTCTTGCAGTAAATCTAAATCCTACTCCCTGAACTGTCCCTGAAAAATTTGCATGCAAGCGTATCACCCCTTTATTACTCCCAATGGTCTGAGCTTAATAATAACCTCAACCAAATCACTCTGACTTTCAATAACTGCATCAATATCCTTATATGCCTGCGGTGCTTCGCTCAAATCAATATTGCCCCTTCTGTCTTTGCTCCACTGAGCGTAAACAATACCATGCATAGCCTTATTGCATTCTTCAACAGAGCAGATTTTATTAAACTTTGTCCTGCTCATACACCGACCTGCTCCATGCGAACATGACATAAAACTTTCAGGGTTACCCAATCCTCTTACAATGTACGACGTTGTTCCCATAGAGCCCGGAATGATTCCCATCCGTCCTTTTTTCGCCTGAGTTGCGCCTTTTCTGTGAATCCACACACTTCTTCCAAAATGAGTTTCCAGAGCCGCAAAATTATGATGGATATTTATTTCTCTGTCAAACTCGCAATGAAGAACCTCCCTGGCTGCTGATTTAAAATGTGCCATCATTAATCTTCGGTTTTCCTGTGCAAATGCAAGGGCGTATTTCATAGCCTCAGTGTATTCTTCCGAATCCTTTGTGCCCATAGACAGAAATGAAAGATCCTTCTGCCCATTGAAGTGTTCTCTATTGCAAATCCTCTGAGCAACTGCATTGTACTCTTTTGCTATCTTGTAACCAAAATTTCTACTGCCAGAATGAAGCATCAGCCAAATAAATCCATCAGAACCAGATTGAATTTCTATAAAGTGATTACCTCCACCAAGAGTACCAAGCTGTTTTTTTGCGGATTCTAATTCCCTTTGAATAACAGGAATATCAGGAGCCTTATCAAAACCCGGCCAGCTTTGCCCTTTTTTGTGATGTAAAAAACCAACAGGTATTATACTTCTCAGCTTATAAATAATGTCTTTTACTGCTCGCTCTGAAACTTCAGAAGTATTATATGTAGTCTTAACGGCACACATACCACAGCCGATATCAACTCCAACAGCATTTGGGATAACAGCATCCCTGCAGGCGATTACCCCTCCAATAGGCATGCCGTATCCAACATGGCAGTCCGGCATTAAGGCAACATGATGAAAAGTTCTGGGATGTTCTGAAAGATTCACTGCTTGAACCATTGCTTCCTCCTCCACATCCCTACACCATGATTTGATTGGAAGCCTGTAATTAGAATTTACCCATTCCATGACTTTAACCTTCTATTTTTATAAGTGGAGCAGAAGGGATTCGAACCCCCGACCCCCACGTTGCGAACGTGATGCTCTCCCAACTGAGCTACTGCCCCCCAACAGGTTATCTTCTTTTACCTGTTTTTTTCTGTTACGACATACGAGAAATTGGCAAGCTGTAAAAACATATTCTCTATTTCCTGCAGGAATGCAAGGCGGTTGTTTCTCAAGGCATGATTTTCATTCATTACCATAACCTTGTCAAAAAAATCATCTAAAGGTTTTTTCAGACTTATAATCTGACTAAATGCCTTAATATACTCTTTTCCCTTCATTAATTTGTTTACGCTTTTACTGATATCTAAAAACTTTTTAGCAAGTGTCTTTTCTTCAGGCTCAACAAGTTTTTTCTTGTTAAAATAAATAAACTTTATCCCTCTTTCTCTTGCCTGTTTCAGAATATTGGAAATACGCTTAAAAGAGGTTGTTATTGATTCAAAATCATTTTTACTTGGTTTAGAAAGTGCGTACAGAATTTTATCCTGTTCTGCCGGTTTAAAACCATGAGTATTAAGCACAGCATCAACAAAATCATATCTGTGAAAATGCCAACTTATAAGAATGTTTTTTAATCTTTGTTTGAAGAAATCAACGACCATGCGAAAAACCCTCTCATGTTCATCTTCACTGATTTTATAAAGTTTTATACACTCGCCAATTATATTCTCCAGATCAATGTCATATTCTCTTTCAAGAATTATTCTAAGAATTCCTATTGCCTGTCTTCTTAAAGCGAATTTATCGCCTGAACCGGTTATTGCGTTCTCATTTTCAATAACATGAGACACAATCGCATTCATCTTATCTGATATAGAAACCACGCTTCCCGCCTTTGTATTCGGAAGTTTATCCTCTGCAAATCTTGGATAATAATGACAAGCTATGCCTGAACTAACTTCTTCAGGGACATTGCCCTCTCTTGCATATTCTCCGCCTATTTCCCCCTGAAGTTCAGGAAACTCCTCAACCATATGAGTTCCCAGATCAGCTTTGCATAATTCACATACTTTCTTAAGTATTTTTGAATCTACGCCTACATTCTTATTTACCACCTTTGCTAATCTTTCTATCGCTCTGATTCTTTTAGGCAGCGTTCCAAACTGATGAGCATTTCTTGCCTCCATTATTTGTTTCGCGCGTTCTTCCAAACTTGTTTTTTTATCCTCATCCCAGAAGAATTTAGCATCGGCAAGTCTTGCGTTAAGCACTCTCTCATTCCCCTCTATGATTTGTTCTTCATTGCCTTTCATATTAGAGACAAAAACAAACTTGTTAGTAAGTTCAAGTTGTTTTCCCTTAATAACAGGGAAATATTTTTGATGAGATTTCATTGCCGCCTCAAGCACAATATCAGGAACCTTTAAGAACTCTTCAGGAAAAGTGCCTTTCAGAACATTTGGATATTCAACCAGATCAGTTACCGTGTCTAAAAGTGCTTCGTCAAATACGACTAAAGTTGGATTATCTTTCTTTAAGATTTTTTCCAAATCCTCTTTTATTTTACCCTTTCTTTCATATTGATCAACAATAACAAAAGCATCCTTCAAACTTTTTTTATATTCATCAATATCTGCGCTGTTGATTTTTATTACGTCTGGGGCAAGAAAACGATGTCCATAAGTTATATTGCCTGCCTCAAGTTTTCCGAATTTAACAGGAATCACTTCATCCCCATATAAACACATTAACCATCTTATCGGTCTCGCAAATTTGACACCAGAATTATCCCATCTCATAGTTTTTGGGAAAGGGATTGACTCTATCAGCTGCGGTATTAAATCTTTGAGAAGTTCTGCAGTTGGTCTTCCCTTCTCAATCTTTTCTGCAAAAACATATTTTCCTGATTTAGTTTCTTCAACTTTTAGCTCACTGACACTCAGCCCGAACTTCTTGGCAAAACCAATTGCGGCTGACGTCGGTTTATTATCGTTATCAAATGTCTTATCATACGGCGGACCCAGAACCGTTATCTCCTTATCCTCCTGTTTCTCACTTAGAGCTTTAATAAAAAGAACAAGTCTTCTGGGAGTGCCAAGAGAATGAATTTTAGGAGAAAATTTTAATCCTGTTTCCTCAAACATTTCAGAGGCAATTCTGGCGATATCACCTCTTGCTGAATTAACGTACGAAGCAGGTAATTCCTCCACTCCTATTTCAAACAATAAATTCTTCATTCTTTCCCAAGATATGTATTTGCGCACATACAAGCCAGTTTTCTTACTCTTTGTATGAATTTGGCTCTTTCTGCTACTCCTATAACTCCTCTTGCATCCAGAACATTAAAGACGTGAGAGCATTTCAATGTATAATCGTATGCTGGAAGAACCAGTTTTTCTTCTATCAGTCTTCCTGCCTCTTTTTCGTACATAACAAATAGTTTAAACTGTATCTTTGTATCAGCCTTCTCAAAGTTATATATAGAAAACTCTCTTTCATTATCCTTGTAAACATCTCCGTATTTAAATTCATTTGTCCAATCAATATCAAAGACATTTTCTTTTCCCTGAAGATACATTGCAATGCGCTCCAAGCCATAAGTCAATTCAACTGATATAGGATTGAGCTCAATTCCTCCAACCTGCTGAAAATACGTGAACTGAGTTATCTCCATACCGTCAAGCCAAACTTCCCAGCCAAGTCCTGTCGCTCCAAGTGTGGGAGATTCCCAGTCATCTTCAACAAACCTTATATCGTGTTTGGAGAGATTTATCCCCAGCTCTTTTATGCTATTCAGATATATGTCCTGCACATTATCAGGAGAAGGTTTCAGTATTACCTGATATTGATAATAGCGGCCAAGTCTATTTGGATTTTCTCCATATCTTCCGTCCGTCGGTCTTCTGGACGGCTGAACATAGGCTGCTTTCCATGGTTTTCCATCAAGCACTCTTAGAAAGGTATAAGGGCTGAAAGTCCCTGCTCCAACCTCAAGATCATAGGGTTGTGCAATTACACAACCCTGTTTCGCCCAATATTCAGTAAGCGCTGATATGATTTCTTGAAATGTCATATGCTTGTAATTTGTTCTAAAAATTTTAGTGATTTTAGTTCCCTAACCAATGTATATTTTATATAGGATTCTAGCATTAGTTTAAGCTCTTTACTAGATAATTTACTGAGTTTTAAACGGGAAATGTCTGAGAAGTCTGATGATTGCAAATGCTGTACAGTCAGTATAGTGCCTAGAGATACCCGAAGAGCACTTTCATCTGCTTCCCAGCATTCCCTATTAAGAACGCCCCCGAGACTGAGACTGAATCTTGCATTGAGTATCTTTGCTCCACAATTCACACACCTATCAAAAACAGGTATGCATCCAAGCATTTTCAAAAGCTTGATTTCAAAAAAGTGCGTGAGAACTTTTGGTTCCACATTAGTAGTTTCTAATGTAATTAAGGCATTAAGAAGTAAGCTGAAAATCTGCTCGCACTCTTGAGCCCCTTCAGTAGTTTTATTTATAAGTTCTATAAAATATGATGCATAAGCTATTTTAACTATATTATTACGTATATTTAAAAATGTATTTTTTAGATCACATTGGCTAACAAGCTGAATATCTGTTTTCTTCTGATAAAAGACCAAAGTAACGTGACTAAATATCTCCAAGCTGCTGCCGAACTTGTTTTTTGCGCTTCTAGCACCTTTTGCAATTCCTTTTATGTTGCCAAATTGAGGAGAATAGAATGTAACGATTTTGCTGGATTCTGCGAAATTTGTACTTCTAAGAACGACTGCCTCTGTAGTTTGGATACTCAATCAAGTTGTCTCCATAAAATTGAGTAAATATTTACTCAATTCAGTCATTGCGAGGAGCATAACGACGAAGCAATCTTGGCTTGCGTTTCTTACCTTAACCACGGGTATGTTCCAGTTTCCGGGTTAATACCATCCC
This genomic stretch from bacterium harbors:
- a CDS encoding 3-dehydroquinate synthase II, whose protein sequence is MKQVWVNARPWNKEIVVAALECGADFVVVDKGFNGKVKELGKIQTVSEDGDLQIDKDVAQIEIKKKEDEIKAATIHNKWIVIKTHDWKIIPLENLIAQTKGLIAEVKNLQEAEAALNTLEKGVDGVLLDIKNPAELRKVIKQLKIESVLLSIKKIKIKSVKSLGVGDRVCVDTCTNMTIGEGMLVGNTSSSMFLLHSESVENPYVDQRPFRVNAGGVHAYVMVTDGKTRYLSDLKAGDKALIVNWEGKTQEVIVGRIKIEKRPMLLVEGTCNKQEVSLVLQNAETIRLVTPEGKPVSVVSLKPGDEVLGHIEKSGRHFGMKIEETIVEK
- a CDS encoding 2-amino-3,7-dideoxy-D-threo-hept-6-ulosonate synthase — its product is MSRLGKSIRLERIINRNTGRTVIVPMDHGVTVGPIKGIVNMRDMVNDIAEGGANAVLGHVGLPKHGHRRHGKDIGLILHLSGSTLWSPDPNAKVLVNTVENALKMGADGVSVHINIGAENEAEMLRDLGMVSVACMNWGMPLLAMMYIRGKKFKSESEVEGVKHAARIAAELGADIVKVTYTGSKETFSEVVEGCPIPVVIAGGEKASNDSEVLENVKNSLEAGGAGVSIGRNAFQHKHPKKMVEAICKIVHEDVSVEEALKILN
- the miaA gene encoding tRNA (adenosine(37)-N6)-dimethylallyltransferase MiaA, which encodes MNSSVIVLVGPTGIGKSKIAVSLSAFFPSEIVSADSMQVYKYMNIGTAKPSREERRAVPHHMIDIIYPDQYFSAGEYAKMARDKINRIINSGKTPILVGGSGLYIRAVIDGLFSEPMVKETIKKRVRAQLANKGSRYMYGKLKKVDPIAAARIHPNDWRRIIRALEVFLSTGETISSLQSKTKAESIDCQYRIIGLKAERKNLYRRIESRVDFMFKKGLTREVRRLIKKGYDEDLLPMQSLGYREVLGYINGHYGLDEAKALLKKNTRHFAKRQMTWFKKDSRTKWIEISSTDREIDLICHNILRLAGLREI
- a CDS encoding helix-turn-helix domain-containing protein encodes the protein MIEDRYLTRKQVQRMLKFSREEMLKLITEQKLKAYRLDNCIVFKYEDVDKFMLAIEQEGNSETKSKNR
- a CDS encoding serine/threonine-protein kinase, which gives rise to MIGTYISEYKISKRLSSTSLTDVYLGIRDKRKVAIKVLRIKPDTEKKHINRFFYEAEIMQKLNHKNIPEVYNSNREDDICYIVLEYFDGHNLRELISRHHTLLKNYIDIILNVCETLEYIHKRGIIHQDIKSRNMILTRDMDVKIIDFGLAYEKNKSNVRIRERAGTPHYMSPEQIKGYRGDERSDIYSLGVVMYELITGRRPFEGNSFDEIVTQQVNMLVKSPRFHNQEMSKDLENIILRTLNVDPAKRYQSVEELVLDIKKGM
- the rfaE2 gene encoding D-glycero-beta-D-manno-heptose 1-phosphate adenylyltransferase, with protein sequence MKVYSLNNLPNLVKELKKDNKKIVFANGCFDILHVGHTRYLEQAKSLGDILIVGINDDESESQLKGHGRPIMQEEDRIEIVAALECVNYVVLFSDLTVENLLKIIKPAIHAKGTDYTAETVPERDIVLSYGGQIAITGDKKNHSTTDIIKKIQQQL
- a CDS encoding bifunctional ADP-heptose synthase produces the protein MSDLAGITKEFSGKRVLSIGDMICDEYVYGEVSRISREAPVLILKFDSNMFKVGGAANAISNLKALGARVYPVGVIGNDNAGKEVVSFLGKMRVDTDGIIIDKSCSTITKTRIMAGSYHTAKQQVIRIDKEKNFRISSISETKMLTYLDEVLDTMDAVLISDYGYKTISKAVYSAISKYAKEKKLVLVVDSRYGLLNYKYATAVTPNETEVEDVFHCSINGEKSLCSIAERLKSEIECENTIITRGSKGMMVLDKHSKSTFIPIHGSTDVVDVTGAGDTVSAVVTLALSAGASAIEAARLANYAGSIVVMKTGAATATQKELIDVVKYAKKS
- the gmhB gene encoding D-glycero-beta-D-manno-heptose 1,7-bisphosphate 7-phosphatase, with protein sequence MTDNIYPHRAVFLDRDGTINTEVDYLKSVKDLRLIRDAAKAIRFLNQNKIKVIIVTNQSGIGRGLFSIDDLDNVHNELKRRLRRNGAYIDAIYYCPHHPDEECSCRKPKKGMFKLAAKDFDLKLNKCYIIGDKLTDIKVAHNISAMGILVRTGYGKLEQNKLRKAGIVPAHIAENLYDAVKWIIRNINREKNE
- a CDS encoding acylphosphatase — protein: MIRLHANFSGTVQGVGFRFTARRIAEQYEVTGFVKNLPNGRVEVVAEGDREVVESFIDSICSSLRDYIRNVEKHWEPATEEYKEFEIRF
- a CDS encoding RtcB family protein, translated to MEWVNSNYRLPIKSWCRDVEEEAMVQAVNLSEHPRTFHHVALMPDCHVGYGMPIGGVIACRDAVIPNAVGVDIGCGMCAVKTTYNTSEVSERAVKDIIYKLRSIIPVGFLHHKKGQSWPGFDKAPDIPVIQRELESAKKQLGTLGGGNHFIEIQSGSDGFIWLMLHSGSRNFGYKIAKEYNAVAQRICNREHFNGQKDLSFLSMGTKDSEEYTEAMKYALAFAQENRRLMMAHFKSAAREVLHCEFDREINIHHNFAALETHFGRSVWIHRKGATQAKKGRMGIIPGSMGTTSYIVRGLGNPESFMSCSHGAGRCMSRTKFNKICSVEECNKAMHGIVYAQWSKDRRGNIDLSEAPQAYKDIDAVIESQSDLVEVIIKLRPLGVIKG
- the glyS gene encoding glycine--tRNA ligase subunit beta, with protein sequence MKNLLFEIGVEELPASYVNSARGDIARIASEMFEETGLKFSPKIHSLGTPRRLVLFIKALSEKQEDKEITVLGPPYDKTFDNDNKPTSAAIGFAKKFGLSVSELKVEETKSGKYVFAEKIEKGRPTAELLKDLIPQLIESIPFPKTMRWDNSGVKFARPIRWLMCLYGDEVIPVKFGKLEAGNITYGHRFLAPDVIKINSADIDEYKKSLKDAFVIVDQYERKGKIKEDLEKILKKDNPTLVVFDEALLDTVTDLVEYPNVLKGTFPEEFLKVPDIVLEAAMKSHQKYFPVIKGKQLELTNKFVFVSNMKGNEEQIIEGNERVLNARLADAKFFWDEDKKTSLEERAKQIMEARNAHQFGTLPKRIRAIERLAKVVNKNVGVDSKILKKVCELCKADLGTHMVEEFPELQGEIGGEYAREGNVPEEVSSGIACHYYPRFAEDKLPNTKAGSVVSISDKMNAIVSHVIENENAITGSGDKFALRRQAIGILRIILEREYDIDLENIIGECIKLYKISEDEHERVFRMVVDFFKQRLKNILISWHFHRYDFVDAVLNTHGFKPAEQDKILYALSKPSKNDFESITTSFKRISNILKQARERGIKFIYFNKKKLVEPEEKTLAKKFLDISKSVNKLMKGKEYIKAFSQIISLKKPLDDFFDKVMVMNENHALRNNRLAFLQEIENMFLQLANFSYVVTEKNR
- a CDS encoding glycine--tRNA ligase subunit alpha encodes the protein MTFQEIISALTEYWAKQGCVIAQPYDLEVGAGTFSPYTFLRVLDGKPWKAAYVQPSRRPTDGRYGENPNRLGRYYQYQVILKPSPDNVQDIYLNSIKELGINLSKHDIRFVEDDWESPTLGATGLGWEVWLDGMEITQFTYFQQVGGIELNPISVELTYGLERIAMYLQGKENVFDIDWTNEFKYGDVYKDNEREFSIYNFEKADTKIQFKLFVMYEKEAGRLIEEKLVLPAYDYTLKCSHVFNVLDARGVIGVAERAKFIQRVRKLACMCANTYLGKE
- the recO gene encoding DNA repair protein RecO — encoded protein: MSIQTTEAVVLRSTNFAESSKIVTFYSPQFGNIKGIAKGARSAKNKFGSSLEIFSHVTLVFYQKKTDIQLVSQCDLKNTFLNIRNNIVKIAYASYFIELINKTTEGAQECEQIFSLLLNALITLETTNVEPKVLTHFFEIKLLKMLGCIPVFDRCVNCGAKILNARFSLSLGGVLNRECWEADESALRVSLGTILTVQHLQSSDFSDISRLKLSKLSSKELKLMLESYIKYTLVRELKSLKFLEQITSI